The genomic DNA GTTCTAAGGACACTGCAGGGATAATAAGCACATGTGAAATGAGGAACATCTCACATTGCTATTcagataaaatttgaaaaacattaacAGTACTATAGGCTGCAAAGGACATATTTAACAACTTAATGATatgtattttgagaaaaaaaagtgaaaagtaaagGAAATTGTATCTTATTTGTTAACAAGGTGCATATGTCTCCAGAATATTGCCTGCTCTTCTGTTTATCACTCTGGAATGGAAACTAATGGAACAGGGTAactgtcagaaaaaaaagaatatagcatGGTTTTGTTGGAAAAAGTGTCTCTGTACAGTAAGTTGAAATGGAAGTCTCACTTGCCTCATTTTCTGCTCATatggaagtattttaaaattcgATCATTTTCATAACTCTTCTCATTGAAGTTCAACCCCGTGTTTTATTGTGAGTGTGCTGATTCCCATCTTAACAGTTGTGAGCAGTACGAAAGGCCTTCTCATGCCGCAGCCAATCCAGAGCTAGTAGTCAGCTGTGGACTTTCCAGATAACATTTTAAGATTGAATGATTCCTGTGTTCACTCATGTTTGTGAATTTTAAGATGATGTAATAGAAAAACCAGATGGTAAGGAATTTAACAGGAAACAGATTGGAAAATAAGCCACttaaattgatatttttaatatgacAAATGTAGTCGATGCCAGAAcaaaattatttcttccttttagttgAACCGCAAAATGCATCCTCTGGGCTCCAGCGGCTTCCATGGTGCCGGTCCCGTCGCTCTCCGGGAAATCATTCTACCCGACTGAGAGGCAAACATCAGGGTGTAAGTGGAAGGATTCGGTTTTCGTAAGAAACTGCTTTAGAACTTGTAATTAAAAACCCAAATGTTAGGGTTTCCATTGGATTTAGACTTATACAGGTTTCAGATGAAAAATGTGACTGAAGTCAGCACATTTATACTGATGGGCTTCACAGATGATTTTGAGGTGAACGTCTTCCTGTTTTTGCTATTTTTAGCAATCTATCTTTTTACTCTGGCCGGAAATTTGGGACTGGTTTCCTTAGTCATTGGGGATTCCCGGCTCCATAACCCGATGTACTACTTCCTGAGTGTGTTATCATTCCTGGATGCCTGCTATTCCTCAGTTGTCACTCCAAAAATGTTGGTCAGTTTCATAGCAGAGAATAAAGCCATTTCATTCCTTGGATGTGCAGCCCAGATGCTTCTGTTTGTTACTTTTGGAACCACAGAGTGCTTTCTGTTGGCATCAATGGCATATGATCGCTACGTAGCAATCTACAACCCTCTCCTGTATTCAGTGAGCATGTCACCCAGAGTCTACGTTCCCCTTATCATTGCTTCCTATGTTGGTGGCATCCTGCACGCTTCTGTACACACCGTAGCCACATTTAGCCTCTCCTTCTGTGCATCCAATGAGATCAGACATGTCTTCTGTGACATCCCTCCTCTCCTCGCTCTTTCttgctcagacactcacacaaacCAGCTTCTACTCTTCTACTTTGTGGGCGCCATTGAGATGGTTACTATCCTGATTGTGCTGATCTCCTATGGATTCATTCTGTTGGCCATTCTGAGGATTCATTCCACTGATGGGAGGAGAAAAGTATTTTCTACGTGTGGCTCTCACCTAACCGGAGTGTCAATTTATCATGGAACGATCCTCTTCATGTATGTGAGACCAAGTTCCAGCTATGCGTTGGACCATGATATGATAGTATCAGTATTTTACACCATTGTGATTCCCATGCTTAATCCCATAATCTATAGTTTAAGGAACAAAGATGTGAAAGAGGCTATGAAAAAATTATTGGGAAGAAACTGGTTATAAGTAAAGTGCATTTTTAGCATTGAATAAAATTGCAAAGAATGTTGCATATCAGTCCATATCTCTATGCTCAGGATCTAGAGAAGAAAGTGTATTGATTTCATTTAATAGTGTTTGTGTATTCTGAACTATTTCCAAATGTGGCATTAATCATCCTCCAATGCAGCAGTTTAAAATTGTGGGTGTATTTGCAGTAGACATATCTCACCTACATGTTGATTACTGTATTCCAACTGATCcatattaaatattcattgatGTAATGTATATTACTGTTGTTAGTTATTGTATAATTGATTTTAACTCACTATTATTAGAGCTCACCTCCTCAGGATTCTATAGATTGCTGTACCCTCACGTTGCTTATAGTGCCTTCAGCACTCATTATAATGTTAAGTCATTCAAGAGGCCCTATGAAGGACCTCCCAGATGTTACCTCATGTGTCCTCCATGTGCTTCCACAGAATATGATCCATCCAGGCTTAAGGGCATGTCATTTCACTGTTTGTTTCAACATCCAAATTTTTTTCCCCTGTCAAAATCCTTCCTTGTGACTGCCCAATCATAGAAATTCTTTAGATCCATTCAGAAACTCCAAAATTATAATGATGTGTGATGTTAATATTTATTGGGAGTATACCTAAGGCTTTTGAAAGACAAACAGAAGTATAgcttaaagaaaagcaaaaactgtaaattatatatatatgggtatcagtatataatatataaactatgtcaaatataaacatatatacacattatatatacacatatatgtgtgtgtgtatatgtatattttgttgGACTGCATGTCAAGAAAATATACAAGGAGACAAAGGACATGCCTACTTTCTTTGGATGCACAGAAGGAGCAGCTAAATGCGGCCATTGTTTGTACAGAAGCATGCCCTTTGGCAGACATTGACATGGGACACAAATACCCTAAGGATTTAACACACAGAGGTAGGTCtccccacatacctcttcaccAGGCTTCCTTACCATCAACTTTCCAATCACTTAGCTTCCATGTCCCTGACTATCCAGCCAAATCATTGGTCACAGGACAGGAATCAGCATATAATTGCACATCTGACCATCTGtacttcaaagaaaaatgaacatctGATTATATTGCTCGAGATTCTTCACACTAGGAAGATTTCCTTTCACTACACTTGTTCAGGGATGTcacagaaaagggagagagaCCACAACTACCCACTTTGGGTGGTGCCTGCATATTGTGCAGAATCATTTGCAAAGTAGGCTTGAGTCTTCTCTACCTCTGTCAATGATCAAAGGGAACTCCTGAGAGGCCAGAGAGTCAGGCTAGGAGAAAGAAGGAATGTGGACCATGGGCATCTCTGGTCCATGTAACTGACCTGGACCTTCAGGGTCTGTCATATAGAGTCTCATATAGAGTACTTCCATTTCATGATGAAGTCGTGCTGTGCATGCCCAGATTTATGACCTGTCTGGACTGCATACACCCAGCTCATGACAGGAAGCTCTGCCAGCAAGGTGACTCGGTGACCACTGACAAGTGTTCAATCTCTATTAAGGCCTAATAGCAGACCAAGAGttgtcttaaaaaagaaaagcatttacgTATGGAGAGTGGCAGGGCTTTGCTCTGAGACACTAAAGGCCTGAAGCATGATTCTCCTATGGGGGCCAACCGAAGTCTCCAAACAGTGTGCCTGTCTGCTCCTGACCAAGCTCCACCGGACCTCCTGGGTCATACGGTCCAAGAAAAGAAAGCTTGAACAGCCGCCTGAACTCACTGCAGAGCCTTCTCCTATTGTGAAACTCCTTGAAATGATCAGCTTTTTAGGTCATTTGGTAAATGAGCTGTAGTAACACAACAAGGAATGTACTGTCTTCAAAATTCAGATAGATCCGCTAGTGCTGTGCTTCAGAAAGGGTCAAATGCagaaaattttcttttgctttaaaaGGAATGTCTCGACATACTCCACTCCCCTGGATTGCAAGGTATTTCAGTAAGATAGAAAGTCCCTGAATTTTTGTCAGAATAATTTACCACCCCATGGCCCGTGGAAGTCTTACCAATAAGTGGAGTCATTGCTACTCTTGTGCATTAAATCAAATCAGCATAATGTCACCAATGTAATGAATCAAGGAGGTATGTTATGGAAGGGAAAGATGATCCAGTCCCTGTGAATCAAATTATGACATCGGCTGTAGAGTTGATGTACCCCTGAGGTAAGACAGTCGAGTTGTCTTGTTGTCTTGCTGGCCTTACTAGCTGAGAGCAAACTGCTTTTGGTAGACCTTAGAGAAGTGGATGGAGGAAAAAGGACTTGCCAGATGAATAGCTGCACCCCAGGTAGCAGCGCATATGCTAATTTGCTCAAGCAGTGGAACTACATCCGGTCCAGCAGGAGTGACTGGAACAACCATAGAATTAAATTTATGATAATTATTTGTCATTCTCTAAGACCTATCATTCTTCTGCAAAGGCCAAATAGGAGTCTTGAAGGGGAATGTCATGGAAGTCACCACCCCTGCCTCCTTCAAGTCCTTGATGGCAGCACTAATCTCTTATTTCCCTCCCAGAATGCAGTATTGATTTTGGTTTAGTCTCTTCCTTGGTAGAGGCAGTCCTAGTTGTTCCCCACTTGGCTTTTCCCATCATAGTAGCCCTCACTCCACAGGGCAGGAAACAGATGTGCAGATTCTACCAGTTGATCTATTGCACTTAGGCATTCTGCAGCTGGAGAAATAACCACAGGATGGGTTCAGGGACCCTCTTGGACCACTGTGAGATGGACAGGAGATAAGGCTCCACTGATCACCTGATCCCCAAAAGCCTAGTCCTCTGACTCTTGGGTCACAGTGATAATTTGGTTCTTCTGGAATTAGTAtcagtttatttatttcctttattccagTGCACAGTTACCCTGGTAAAGGGTAAGGTCCCTTTGGGGAAGGAATTCTTGGAGAAAGATTAATAGTTTAAATTTTTGGTAGTATACCAGGCTCATTCCTCAAGGGTACATAGACTTCCCTTCATATGAGGAGCTCTAGGACTATAAATTGGCACAGTCCAGGAACTGATTGAGGGACCACAACTCTCTATTTTTGTGGCTCAAATTGGATTTTTGTTAACTTAATCTAGAAGGTTTCTGCTTACACAGATAAAGTCAGAACTTAGTGGGCCTCCTATCTATCTTACTCTTAGAAACACCATGATCAACCATCCATTGCCATGCTTGTTCAGGAATCAGACTATTCTGATTGCTGCTTTGAGTCCACTGTCCTAGAGAGTAACCACATTCCCTTGTCACTGAGGTTGAGGGCCTCCACTTGCACTCTGCTGCCTCAGGATTCAAGCATCacaattgtatatttttattattttgtgtacATATGTCTGTGTAAATCTGTCTGCGTGTTTGACGCATATTTGTAGCATGAACATTATGACAAAGCCAAGACAAAATATACGTTAAGACTAAATAATTGTAGATGCATCTAATATATCTTTGCAAAGAGAAGACATTCATTGTAGTTTTCTAAAAGTTAAATACATTacagaatatttaagaaaaataattacaaaagtaTGAACAGATATGTATTTAGGTAATACACATAGAAGAAGCATTTGTTCTAATGTTAATATTGAGAAATATAGAATGAAGGAAAgagcatcaaaatttaaaaaggatacTTTGTAATACAGGTTTTAATTCTCTGTGAAGGTTTAGAAGTGAATGTTATGCATATGAATAATGTAGTGACAAACATCCAATTTTAAGAACCTGGTCATAGAGAACATGTAAAGAATGAGAAGGAAGCCTTCTAATATTCAGAAAAGCTAATATACCtctatgaaatattttctgtcaagaaaatattaatacataaagaaaaacCACACATTcagtaaatttattttcatagataGGTATGCATTAAGTTTTGATAGCAAATAAGacaattttcttcctttgtaagtGTATGTACAGCATTTATGAAAACTTGCATATGTTTGTGAAAACTAAGATCTGAAtaaggaagtttttaaaaactgtgttctGTTCAGAAATGAATagccaatttaaaaaagtaaccTCAAATTTTTCCATTTAGGCATTTTTTAATATTACTAAACTACTCCTACgtcaaagagaaataagaaaaaaattcagaaatatttctAATGAAATATGATAGACCAAAATATGTGGGAGACCACTAATAAATTGTTCACTGGAAAAATGGATACCCAAatcagaaaactagaaaaaaacagtaaaGTAGATAATTGCAAGGAGTGGAAAATttttgaggggaaaaagaaactagaaaatctaaaataataactaatatttaaatAGAAAGTGCTATCTTATTTCACATGTGTCCCTTGATTGAATTCTTAAAAAAGTTTTTGATGATATCTaagatattcattcatttagagAATATTATTTGAGCAAGGAAATGTGTCAGACATTGTTTTAGACAAAAAAAATAGATTAGataataaaacatatataaattaaGTCCATGTTATGTTAAAGAGTGGTAGGGGCAACGGAtgaatttaagaaagaaagaatatgagGGTTTGCAAAGGAAGCAAACTGGAATTTTATAATGTAGTAGATAATACCCTGACTACAATCTTAGAGAACCTCACTGAGAGGCATTTAGAGGAGGGAATAGTGTGAAGAGCAGTGTGCAGAGCTTCcaaacaggaagaaaaggagCGCAGAAAAATTGGGATCAGGGATATATTGTAGTAAGAGATGGTCTATATTTGTAGAGTTAAGGTGTTATTTAAACTTAATAATCCCACGTCAGAAAAAtatccttgctttgtacttgatGTTCTATTCAGACGGTCCTATTGAAACTAAAAGGATTTCACACCAAAAAGAAAGGAGATGTAATGAtaatgaaaggaaggagggaaggaagggaaaacatGGCTGCATGTATTTCACTGTGAAGGACGTTTCCTTGCAATGCAAGTAAGTTCTTTGGAGGCACAGCTGAGCATGAGCATAGTAGGGATGCTTTTCTGACCAATGGATCTTGGCGTGGGCATGAGAGGTGGCATCATCTGTAAGGACATCCcagaggggtgggggatggggaagtTGTAGGAAAGCAGAGGTAAAGCTGGGTCAGGACCGCCCCAAAAGCTGGACTGGGTCTTACTGTGGGAAGACCCCAATGTGCCAGCCACTTTCTGTCACTCTCTGGATTCTGCTCGTCTTTTGTCATTCTTGAGTTTAAAAGTATAATCTTGATAAATGTTAAGGCCTAGTcaactgtgttctgtgaggaaaGAAAATGGGTTTAATGTCCGTGGTATGGGTGAAATAATAAGAGCGGGGAGAAAGCCACCCTCAGAAACAGCATAGTAATGACACCAGGAATTTGAGAAGTTTAATCTATACTCCCTGAATCACAGGCTAGAATGAGATTTCTGCAAATGCATAGTTCTAGGAGAAGACTGCTTTGACCTGGAGTCAAATGCTACTGCCTCCATGGAGAGATGATTGGGATTATGTGAGCCATAATTTTGCTATGGATGAGGTAGTATTTGCTCAAGTTACTCAAATATAATTGCAAAGCTATTTACTATTGCAACTCTGGAACTTATACAATTAGACTCAGATGAGTATGAAAGCTTATAGTGTACATTTTGAAGATCACATATATATgactttaaataataaatatatgggtatatatgcaaaaatatgtatatatatcataaatatacatgggcatatatgtatatatgcaatacaaaagtatatatatagcatacaagtatacatatgtatacacagacATACTCCAATATTCATATTTTGCATACCTCAGTATGTGACTCTATTTGGCAATAGGGGCTTAAAGTTGTTCGAGCGgactctaatccaatatgactattGTCATAAGAAGAGGACATCAGAACATAGAAACAAGTATGACCATGGGAAGACAGAGAAGACTGCTATCTATAAGTGAAGGAGAGATACCTCAGGAGAAATTAGTCCTTCCTTCATTTTCATCTTACTTCTAGATTCTGTAACAGTGAGAAGTAAGGTTCTGTGATTTAAGCCAGCAGTGTGTGGAACTTCGCTATGGCAGCTCCAGCACACTGATACAGTCAGTGTCAGCATACATGTGATTATATGTACTTATGTGTGTACGTATGTGTATTTGTGCATGTGCATATCTTTGGATGAATTAACTAAGAAGCAAATGGATGAAAGAGTTCTTCTGCATATGTGAAAACTGCATCAGTGGCGGAATGCCAACGATCTTCTTATTAAAATACTTAACAataagagaggattaaagatggcagcatgagaggagagacagaggcttcctcctaaaactagatacaaatagaaaatttaattggcacaactaatcctgagagagcagcagGAAGAGGAGGGTGTCAGAGTGcacaaacctggagaaaagagcagacctcaccaaacagggTAACTTACCAGTGCTGTCTctccgcaggacccgagcccctcccctaccccagttcaccggcgggaggaagacaaatggagcagggagggagtggaaggcttggaactgctgaatacgtagctctggagatctgttctgggagcacaaacctacatttcatggtgctttcatgagactcgcatgactactgggttggaaagttaatacaggcagaattcctggggacactgggattccagctgcttgtggaaagcagggatccaaatccggctgctctgggacaaaaacttatacctgtgtgctcggcccactttcacaggcagtggagacaggcacagcagccaggagatgggaacagctctttcctacaccCAGGCAACAGTACCACTCCTCTGCGAcctctgacattgcttcagggactcagCAGCCCCAGAATAAAGCTTCTGGACAAtaaagggtgccatatacaaacatgaaacgccaaaggaaccttgtccagactaaaattgttaatacaactccagagaaagatttaaatgacatggacctcatgacactCTCTGAAAGGGAGTCCAAAAtataaatcatcaacatcctaatggaggtacggaagacatccaagaactcgggaatgaattcaggtcagagatccaatcgttgaaaaacacgatggagagtattaaaagcaggttggatacagtggaagagacaataaatgaaatagaaaatagagaagaggaatacaaagaagccgaggcacagagagaa from Manis pentadactyla isolate mManPen7 chromosome 9, mManPen7.hap1, whole genome shotgun sequence includes the following:
- the LOC130684829 gene encoding olfactory receptor 5T1-like, with amino-acid sequence MLGFPLDLDLYRFQMKNVTEVSTFILMGFTDDFEVNVFLFLLFLAIYLFTLAGNLGLVSLVIGDSRLHNPMYYFLSVLSFLDACYSSVVTPKMLVSFIAENKAISFLGCAAQMLLFVTFGTTECFLLASMAYDRYVAIYNPLLYSVSMSPRVYVPLIIASYVGGILHASVHTVATFSLSFCASNEIRHVFCDIPPLLALSCSDTHTNQLLLFYFVGAIEMVTILIVLISYGFILLAILRIHSTDGRRKVFSTCGSHLTGVSIYHGTILFMYVRPSSSYALDHDMIVSVFYTIVIPMLNPIIYSLRNKDVKEAMKKLLGRNWL